The proteins below are encoded in one region of Thermoanaerobacterium sp. PSU-2:
- a CDS encoding ABC transporter ATP-binding protein: MDIVFELKNVSYSYIKPQPALIDVNFSVLSGESLIILGANGSGKSTLLKLMDGLIKPDKGDILAFGKSIFDLKGDQEYHFRRKVGYLFQDSDVQLFNACVFDEVAFAPLQMGLNPDKVKSMVENTLESFGIAKLKDRPPYRLSGGEKKKVALASIMVINPDVLLLDEPTNGLDPRSRKWLYKMLSDLKDDGKTLVISTHDLDLSRIIADRVVVMNESHSIEAVGKASEILDDSTLLENVNLI; encoded by the coding sequence TTGGATATAGTATTTGAACTTAAAAACGTTTCGTACTCATATATAAAGCCACAACCTGCGCTTATTGATGTGAACTTTAGCGTATTAAGTGGAGAAAGTCTAATAATTTTAGGCGCCAACGGCTCCGGAAAGTCCACTCTATTAAAATTGATGGATGGCTTGATAAAGCCAGATAAAGGCGATATATTGGCATTTGGCAAATCCATATTTGATCTGAAAGGCGACCAAGAATACCATTTTAGGAGAAAAGTGGGTTACCTTTTTCAGGACTCTGACGTCCAGCTTTTCAATGCGTGTGTCTTTGATGAAGTAGCATTTGCTCCACTGCAGATGGGATTAAATCCAGATAAGGTAAAGTCGATGGTAGAAAATACTCTTGAGTCGTTCGGCATCGCAAAATTAAAAGACAGACCGCCATACAGGCTAAGCGGCGGTGAAAAAAAGAAAGTGGCTTTAGCATCAATAATGGTAATAAATCCAGATGTGTTGCTTTTAGATGAGCCTACAAATGGCCTCGATCCAAGGTCGAGAAAGTGGCTTTACAAGATGTTAAGCGACCTAAAAGATGATGGAAAGACGCTTGTAATATCTACACACGATTTGGATTTATCCAGAATCATTGCCGATAGAGTCGTCGTGATGAATGAATCACACTCGATAGAGGCTGTAGGAAAAGCCAGTGAAATACTTGATGACAGCACACTGCTTGAAAATGTGAATCTGATATGA
- a CDS encoding MFS transporter, with product MQIFIVVLNYLLMLLIGLVDNIKGPVLSPIKSFYNVDYTYIGLLLFIGSLGFIIASFVGGMIVNRYGSKMALSLGLVFIIIGILGYFASPIFFVFLIFFFCMNFGIGMLEIGINATAAVAFLVNQAIMMNLLHFFYGFGASISPNAAGRLVALKYSWQSIYLFGGIIALLMLIVVLFTRFPGTAKYVGSGKVKYLDVLKDRHVILFSVMLGFYIASEVGIGNWAVTYLKGSYGMNSVKSSMYLSLFFAAFTIGRLLGGFVVEKIGYVKSIFIFASLAASFVALSMVSQDLSILLSMAGLFYSIIYPTTMALAMKSFKENTGVVISVIVTVSSSINMVANFIIGKLSDLFGVFVGFSFIVVFMVLVIVMLNVLQSSLKLYSK from the coding sequence ATGCAGATATTTATTGTTGTTTTAAATTACCTTTTGATGCTTTTAATAGGTCTTGTCGATAACATAAAAGGTCCTGTATTATCGCCTATTAAGTCGTTTTACAATGTTGATTATACGTACATTGGGCTTCTTTTGTTTATAGGAAGCCTTGGTTTTATCATAGCTTCGTTTGTTGGTGGGATGATTGTAAATAGATATGGCAGTAAGATGGCATTGTCCTTAGGACTTGTCTTTATCATCATAGGGATTTTAGGGTATTTTGCATCACCGATTTTCTTTGTGTTTTTGATTTTCTTCTTCTGCATGAATTTTGGCATAGGGATGCTGGAGATAGGCATAAATGCCACTGCTGCAGTTGCATTTTTGGTTAATCAGGCTATAATGATGAACCTTTTGCATTTCTTTTACGGTTTTGGAGCTTCGATTTCGCCAAATGCGGCAGGAAGGCTTGTGGCTTTAAAGTATTCATGGCAAAGTATATATCTTTTTGGAGGCATTATAGCTCTTTTAATGCTTATTGTGGTTTTGTTTACGAGATTTCCTGGCACAGCTAAATATGTAGGTAGCGGTAAAGTAAAATATTTGGATGTACTAAAAGATAGGCATGTCATTTTGTTTTCAGTCATGTTAGGATTTTACATCGCATCAGAAGTCGGCATAGGCAACTGGGCTGTGACGTACCTTAAAGGATCTTACGGCATGAATAGCGTAAAAAGTTCTATGTATCTGTCGCTTTTCTTTGCTGCTTTTACAATAGGCAGGCTTTTAGGCGGGTTTGTGGTTGAGAAAATAGGATATGTGAAAAGCATATTCATATTTGCATCATTAGCAGCATCTTTTGTGGCCTTAAGCATGGTAAGTCAGGATTTATCGATTCTTCTGTCTATGGCAGGTTTATTCTACTCTATAATTTATCCTACGACTATGGCATTGGCGATGAAGAGCTTTAAAGAAAATACAGGTGTTGTCATAAGCGTCATAGTTACTGTAAGTTCGTCTATAAACATGGTAGCCAATTTTATAATAGGGAAGCTAAGCGATTTATTCGGCGTGTTTGTGGGATTTTCATTTATCGTAGTTTTTATGGTGCTGGTGATTGTAATGCTTAATGTTCTTCAGTCATCGCTTAAACTGTATTCTAAATAA
- a CDS encoding TetR/AcrR family transcriptional regulator, whose protein sequence is MPESLTSREKQAIATKKRIYSCGVELIKKHGYDNITVKDIAEKANVSIGNYYHYFRSKYDLLVEIFKHGDEFFEAEVPKILEAYTDCKDILVQYFLVYAKLAINDGVDMAKNLYIPTNKMFLTHGRSMQNMLIQILKNEQEKGKIPGTFNCEEITEKLFIVARGVIFDWCLKDGKTDLLAEMEDIISRMAESYIEK, encoded by the coding sequence GTGCCAGAAAGTTTAACTTCCAGAGAAAAGCAGGCCATTGCCACTAAAAAGAGGATATACAGTTGCGGTGTAGAGCTCATAAAAAAACACGGGTATGACAACATAACTGTAAAAGACATAGCAGAAAAGGCCAATGTTTCGATAGGAAATTATTATCACTACTTTAGATCCAAATATGATCTTTTAGTGGAGATATTTAAGCATGGCGATGAATTTTTTGAGGCTGAAGTGCCGAAGATCTTAGAGGCTTATACAGACTGCAAGGATATATTGGTTCAGTATTTTCTCGTATATGCCAAGCTTGCAATAAATGATGGAGTAGATATGGCTAAAAATCTGTATATTCCCACGAATAAGATGTTTTTAACACATGGACGTTCTATGCAGAATATGCTTATTCAAATATTAAAAAATGAGCAAGAAAAAGGCAAGATACCCGGCACTTTTAACTGTGAGGAAATTACAGAGAAGCTATTTATTGTAGCGAGAGGTGTAATATTCGACTGGTGTTTAAAAGACGGAAAAACCGATCTTTTAGCTGAGATGGAAGACATAATATCCAGAATGGCAGAAAGCTATATTGAAAAATAG
- a CDS encoding FAD-dependent oxidoreductase: MDKKYSILFDEVSIGSCVIKNRFAMAPMGPLGLGDSEGGFNQRGIDYYVERAKGGTGLIITGVTFVDNDIEKHDMPNCPCSTHNPVHFIRTAREMTEKIHAYGSKVFLQLSGGFGRVTIPTNLGEHPPVAPSPIPHRWLDKTCRPLTKEEIRRIVVQFGKGAYNAKRAGFDGVQIHAVHEGYLLDQFAISMFNNRTDEYGGSLENRLRFAREVLEEIKNICGSDFPVTLRYSVKSFIKDWRKGGLPGEEFVEKGRDIEEGIEAAKLLVEYGYDALDVDVGSYDAWWWSHPPMYQEKGLYIPYAKMVKDVVDVPVICAGRMDNPDLASDAVRDGACDIVSLGRPLLADPDYVNKLKAGDTASIRPCLSCHEGCMGRIQEYSALNCAVNPQACRESAERLIPTQHKKKVLIVGGGVAGCEAARVLAHRGHEPIVYEKTDRLGGNLIPGGVPSFKEDDHALVAWYENELKKLNVEVHLNSELDADDVINFDADVVIVATGSKPKVFSLGEGPLYTAQDALLGKVDIGNDVVVIGGGLVGCETALWLKDMGKNVTIVEALPKLLAVNGPLCHANSEMLKELIPFKGIKTITSAKATAYDGKVLKVNTPDGDIDIAADTVILAVGYAPSDSLYREIKDKISNVYLIGDAGNVSNIMYAIWNAFEVAKNID, translated from the coding sequence ATGGACAAAAAGTACAGCATTCTCTTTGATGAAGTGTCCATCGGAAGCTGTGTCATCAAAAACCGCTTTGCAATGGCTCCTATGGGTCCATTAGGTCTTGGTGATTCCGAAGGTGGTTTCAATCAAAGAGGAATTGATTACTATGTTGAAAGAGCTAAAGGTGGTACAGGACTTATCATCACTGGCGTTACTTTTGTTGACAATGATATAGAAAAGCATGACATGCCTAATTGCCCATGTTCTACACATAATCCAGTTCACTTCATTAGGACTGCTCGTGAGATGACAGAAAAAATACACGCTTATGGTTCTAAGGTATTTTTACAATTATCTGGTGGATTTGGAAGGGTCACGATTCCTACAAATTTAGGAGAACATCCGCCTGTTGCGCCATCGCCTATCCCACACCGCTGGCTTGACAAGACATGCCGTCCTCTTACAAAAGAGGAAATTCGCAGGATAGTTGTGCAGTTTGGCAAAGGTGCTTATAATGCGAAGCGAGCAGGATTTGACGGCGTACAGATACACGCGGTACACGAAGGATACCTTTTAGACCAATTTGCCATATCTATGTTTAACAATCGAACAGATGAATACGGCGGAAGCCTTGAAAACCGGCTGCGCTTTGCAAGGGAAGTCTTGGAGGAGATAAAAAACATATGTGGCAGTGATTTCCCGGTGACGCTAAGGTACAGTGTAAAAAGCTTCATCAAAGATTGGCGTAAAGGTGGCCTTCCGGGTGAGGAGTTTGTAGAGAAAGGCAGAGATATTGAAGAAGGGATAGAGGCAGCTAAGCTTTTGGTTGAATACGGATACGATGCTTTGGACGTAGATGTAGGAAGCTACGATGCATGGTGGTGGAGCCATCCGCCAATGTACCAAGAAAAAGGGCTTTACATCCCATATGCAAAGATGGTAAAAGATGTAGTAGACGTGCCTGTAATATGCGCAGGACGTATGGATAATCCAGACCTTGCATCAGATGCTGTAAGAGATGGAGCATGCGACATAGTATCACTTGGCCGTCCACTTTTGGCTGATCCTGATTATGTAAATAAGCTTAAAGCAGGGGATACCGCTTCTATACGACCTTGTTTATCATGCCATGAAGGATGTATGGGACGCATACAGGAGTATTCTGCTTTAAACTGTGCAGTAAACCCACAGGCATGCCGCGAAAGCGCTGAGAGGCTTATACCTACGCAGCACAAAAAGAAAGTCTTAATTGTAGGTGGCGGTGTAGCAGGATGTGAAGCAGCTCGCGTATTAGCACATCGCGGACATGAGCCAATCGTGTATGAAAAAACTGATAGATTAGGCGGAAACCTTATTCCAGGCGGCGTGCCATCATTTAAAGAAGATGATCATGCGCTGGTGGCTTGGTATGAGAATGAACTTAAAAAGTTAAACGTAGAAGTTCATCTAAATTCAGAATTAGATGCTGATGATGTCATTAATTTTGACGCAGATGTAGTGATAGTCGCGACAGGGTCAAAGCCAAAAGTATTTTCACTGGGAGAAGGACCTTTATATACCGCTCAAGATGCGTTATTAGGCAAAGTTGATATAGGAAATGATGTTGTCGTAATTGGCGGTGGACTTGTAGGGTGCGAGACAGCGCTGTGGCTTAAAGATATGGGCAAAAATGTGACGATAGTTGAGGCGCTTCCAAAGCTTTTGGCGGTAAATGGTCCATTGTGCCATGCAAATAGCGAGATGCTAAAAGAATTGATACCTTTTAAAGGAATAAAGACTATAACATCTGCAAAAGCTACTGCATATGACGGAAAGGTGCTTAAAGTGAATACGCCTGATGGTGATATAGACATCGCAGCAGATACAGTTATTCTTGCGGTTGGATATGCCCCGTCTGATTCTCTGTATAGAGAAATAAAGGATAAAATTTCAAACGTATATCTTATAGGCGATGCCGGTAATGTTTCTAATATAATGTATGCAATATGGAATGCCTTTGAGGTTGCTAAAAATATAGATTAG
- a CDS encoding sigma factor — protein MKDERFEDFLIDKMAIIYKYLIKIGASYEDAEDIVQDTICKVVEYVDSINTDDIYPWLFKVSINKYYNLYNRKRRRKSVSMIKSLIASIQME, from the coding sequence ATGAAAGATGAGAGGTTTGAAGACTTCTTAATAGATAAGATGGCCATAATTTACAAATATCTCATTAAAATCGGTGCATCTTATGAAGATGCAGAAGACATCGTACAAGATACCATTTGCAAAGTTGTTGAGTATGTTGACTCCATAAACACAGACGACATCTATCCATGGCTGTTTAAAGTATCAATAAACAAATATTATAATCTGTACAATAGGAAAAGAAGGAGGAAATCGGTATCGATGATAAAATCCTTAATAGCCTCTATTCAGATGGAATGA
- a CDS encoding sigma-70 family RNA polymerase sigma factor, whose amino-acid sequence MIEEHVLNEELKSNVHKVLGLLKESYRTLLIFKYFVGLSYKEIGEILNLDENKVKTYLYRARNKFKELWEVSNYGR is encoded by the coding sequence ATGATAGAAGAACACGTGCTTAATGAAGAATTAAAATCAAACGTTCATAAAGTCCTTGGTCTATTAAAGGAAAGCTATAGAACCCTCTTGATTTTTAAGTATTTTGTTGGATTATCTTATAAAGAAATAGGCGAGATCTTAAATCTGGATGAAAACAAAGTAAAAACATATCTTTACCGTGCAAGAAACAAATTTAAAGAATTATGGGAGGTATCGAATTATGGCAGATGA
- a CDS encoding anti sigma factor C-terminal domain-containing protein — MADEKNINNDEKELDEIFENTKNDKFNKAIKKAKWRSILRTTVISLIVILIVSISTVFIGIKVTQSESSDISFALSVFNDISAPDMYIGKSIRYEGIFGGKTVYSTYKIIEGKVVYTGQQEYSYGLFNTVDVQAINSPAIVWGESFDEDSLNKPTYNELGQREMIFFYPYVKYKMYKNDLNLLEDIGNDKYIEMALSFDKAYNIDEVNKMMPKNVTLTWYWIDDLNSKEKEAHEPHKNKQKLPDGKTIDVDNPSDVCSERAAYGIKVYDSNGDRLKNPEELFIGAIENNINQLEKLKTDIHKVNGIKYEVKRIYDNLKDKNGKIKKEDLKIQGVVVTGTAETLKSLRGLPFIKASSLGVVTDKY, encoded by the coding sequence ATGGCAGATGAAAAAAATATAAATAATGATGAGAAAGAACTTGATGAAATTTTTGAAAACACAAAGAATGATAAATTTAATAAAGCAATTAAAAAAGCAAAATGGCGCTCTATTCTAAGAACTACAGTTATAAGTTTGATAGTCATATTAATTGTTTCAATAAGCACCGTCTTTATAGGAATCAAGGTAACACAGTCAGAAAGCTCTGATATAAGTTTTGCCTTATCAGTATTCAACGATATCTCTGCTCCTGACATGTATATAGGAAAATCAATAAGATATGAAGGAATCTTTGGAGGCAAGACAGTTTATTCAACTTACAAGATAATAGAAGGCAAAGTAGTTTATACAGGTCAACAGGAATACAGCTATGGGCTTTTCAACACTGTGGACGTACAGGCTATCAATTCACCGGCTATAGTATGGGGAGAAAGTTTTGATGAAGACAGTTTAAATAAACCTACGTACAACGAACTTGGTCAAAGGGAAATGATTTTCTTCTATCCATACGTAAAATACAAAATGTACAAAAATGATCTAAATCTACTGGAGGACATAGGAAATGACAAATATATAGAGATGGCATTATCTTTTGATAAAGCCTACAACATCGACGAAGTAAATAAAATGATGCCAAAAAACGTAACTTTAACGTGGTATTGGATTGACGATCTAAATAGCAAAGAAAAAGAAGCACATGAACCACATAAAAATAAACAAAAGCTTCCTGATGGAAAGACAATTGATGTAGATAATCCATCAGATGTATGTTCTGAAAGAGCCGCATACGGCATAAAAGTCTATGACAGCAATGGAGACAGATTAAAAAATCCAGAAGAACTTTTTATAGGAGCAATCGAAAACAATATAAATCAGTTAGAAAAACTTAAAACAGATATTCATAAGGTAAATGGCATCAAGTATGAAGTTAAAAGGATTTACGATAATCTAAAAGACAAGAATGGAAAAATAAAGAAGGAAGATTTAAAGATACAAGGCGTCGTCGTAACAGGTACTGCAGAAACCTTAAAATCTCTTAGAGGTTTACCTTTTATAAAGGCATCATCATTAGGTGTTGTCACAGATAAGTATTGA
- a CDS encoding PTS ascorbate transporter subunit IIC encodes MQVLNFVVTQIFQQPAIFMALIAFIGLILQKKSFSDILKGTLKTAIGLLIMTSAAGIITNTVNPLATIFNHIYGINQVNNTGIGTNEVITKYGSVIGLVMLGAFIINILVAKFTKLKYVWLTGHLLFWMSFVWVAVLVDAGVKGAALIVFGIILMGLYITFMPALAQPFIRKITGGNTFAYGHTSTIGAVLGGYIGGLVGNKKNDTENIKISDSLDFFRDVTISTGLVMTVVYLIAVLIAGPVFVEQKISNGQNFIIYALIQGLTFGAGITILLTGVRMFIAEIVPAFRGITMKWIPNAIPALDCPMIFPYAPTAVMIGFTTSLIVGIISILILGFTGYPWVVLPAMIPFFFDGGPAGVFGNSTGGLRGAIVGGIIAGLIIIFGQAFVLPVVAHTITDFMRWAGDTDMVTLGSILGWILKIFGI; translated from the coding sequence ATGCAAGTTCTAAATTTTGTTGTTACACAGATTTTCCAGCAACCAGCGATCTTCATGGCTTTAATAGCATTTATTGGTTTGATTTTGCAGAAAAAGAGTTTTAGTGACATACTTAAAGGAACATTGAAAACAGCCATTGGCTTATTGATCATGACATCTGCGGCCGGCATTATAACAAATACAGTAAATCCTCTAGCAACGATATTCAACCATATTTATGGTATAAATCAGGTAAATAATACAGGTATAGGCACAAATGAAGTTATTACAAAGTATGGTAGTGTTATTGGTTTAGTTATGCTTGGGGCATTTATCATAAATATATTAGTTGCTAAATTTACAAAATTAAAATATGTTTGGCTAACAGGGCATTTACTCTTTTGGATGTCTTTTGTATGGGTAGCAGTTTTGGTTGATGCTGGTGTAAAGGGAGCTGCTTTAATAGTATTTGGTATTATATTAATGGGGTTATATATTACTTTCATGCCAGCTTTAGCGCAACCATTTATCAGAAAAATTACAGGTGGAAATACATTTGCGTATGGTCACACGTCTACTATTGGCGCTGTTTTAGGAGGATATATTGGTGGCTTAGTAGGCAATAAAAAGAATGATACTGAAAATATAAAAATATCTGATAGCTTGGATTTTTTTAGAGATGTGACAATATCAACAGGACTGGTAATGACGGTAGTTTATTTGATAGCAGTTTTAATTGCAGGGCCTGTTTTTGTTGAGCAAAAAATAAGCAATGGTCAAAATTTTATAATTTACGCACTTATCCAAGGCTTAACATTTGGCGCGGGAATTACAATTTTACTTACTGGTGTCAGAATGTTTATAGCAGAAATCGTTCCTGCATTTAGAGGAATTACAATGAAATGGATACCAAATGCAATTCCAGCTCTTGATTGTCCCATGATTTTCCCTTATGCACCGACTGCTGTTATGATTGGTTTTACAACAAGCTTGATAGTAGGGATAATATCAATTTTAATATTAGGTTTTACTGGATATCCATGGGTTGTCTTACCTGCTATGATACCATTCTTTTTTGATGGCGGTCCTGCCGGTGTCTTTGGAAATTCGACTGGTGGTTTAAGAGGCGCAATTGTTGGTGGAATAATTGCAGGATTAATAATCATATTTGGTCAAGCATTTGTATTACCTGTTGTTGCACATACAATTACTGATTTTATGAGATGGGCTGGTGATACCGATATGGTAACACTTGGTTCTATTCTTGGATGGATTTTGAAAATTTTTGGAATATAA
- a CDS encoding PTS sugar transporter subunit IIB — protein sequence MNKLKILTVCGVGSGTSLILRMTVEDILSENGIKAEVSACDAGTAVSEPCDLILTSKEIAKIIRRDDVPVVIIDNFINKNEISGKLMPFIK from the coding sequence ATGAATAAATTGAAAATATTGACGGTTTGTGGTGTTGGTTCAGGGACTAGCTTAATATTGAGGATGACGGTTGAAGATATTTTAAGTGAAAACGGAATAAAGGCTGAAGTCAGCGCATGTGATGCTGGAACAGCTGTAAGTGAGCCATGTGATTTAATTTTGACATCTAAGGAAATAGCTAAAATTATCAGAAGAGATGATGTTCCTGTAGTGATTATAGACAATTTTATAAATAAAAATGAGATAAGTGGTAAATTGATGCCATTTATTAAATAA
- a CDS encoding SIS domain-containing protein, which produces MKSLEYIEVIKNKIDKIFIEQREILNKIEDIVADSISKGYTVDIFGCGHSHIFAEETFYRAGGLACVNPILEPVLMLHEGAEKSSKLERMNYLGEIIYDNFNLRKGDVLFVFSTSGRNPVSIDFAIKAKNNGLTTVAITSLKYSNAYSSKHISGKKLYEVVDYYIDNMCDVGDASISIDGLKVKIGPTSTIIGATIINSIFIDVAEKLATKGVDVPVFMSGNIDGSDEFNKNLINKYRPLIKML; this is translated from the coding sequence ATGAAAAGTTTAGAATATATTGAAGTCATTAAGAATAAAATAGATAAAATTTTTATAGAACAAAGAGAAATATTGAATAAGATTGAAGATATTGTCGCTGATAGTATTTCAAAAGGATATACTGTAGACATATTTGGTTGTGGCCATTCTCATATATTTGCGGAAGAAACTTTTTATAGAGCCGGAGGATTAGCATGTGTAAATCCTATATTAGAACCAGTATTGATGTTACATGAGGGTGCAGAAAAAAGCAGTAAGTTAGAGCGTATGAATTATCTTGGAGAGATAATTTATGATAACTTTAATTTAAGAAAAGGTGATGTACTTTTTGTATTTTCAACTTCCGGTAGAAATCCCGTTAGCATTGATTTTGCCATAAAAGCCAAAAATAATGGTTTGACAACTGTAGCCATAACGTCACTAAAATATTCAAATGCATATTCTTCTAAACATATTAGTGGGAAAAAATTATACGAAGTTGTTGATTATTATATCGATAATATGTGTGATGTTGGGGATGCTTCAATTAGCATAGACGGGTTAAAAGTTAAAATAGGTCCAACATCGACCATAATTGGGGCAACGATCATAAATAGTATTTTTATTGATGTGGCTGAAAAATTAGCAACAAAGGGTGTTGATGTTCCTGTATTCATGAGTGGAAATATAGACGGTTCGGATGAATTTAATAAAAATTTGATAAATAAATATAGACCATTAATCAAAATGTTATAG